A genomic stretch from Engraulis encrasicolus isolate BLACKSEA-1 chromosome 10, IST_EnEncr_1.0, whole genome shotgun sequence includes:
- the plpbp gene encoding pyridoxal phosphate homeostasis protein, which produces MWKVVMSEEVAKAVQSVVDRVNQAATRRPKTLPCVPPRLVAVSKTKPPEMVVEAYQQGQRNFGENYVNELVEKASNPQILSSCPEIKWHFIGHLQKNNVNKLLGVPNLFMVETVDSAKLADKVNSSWQRIRAANSQRLKIMVQINTSGEDSKHGLPPADTVNTVKHIVSNCPTLHFAGLMTIGRYGYDISEGPNPDFQMLLKCRQQVCENLQMPMEEVELSMGMSTDFEHAIEVGSTNVRVGSIIFGNREYPNTPSPEKKVKAVIDETAKKMEHLTVTEQ; this is translated from the exons ATGTGGAAAGTAGTAATGTCGGAGGAGGTTGCAAAGGCGGTGCAGTCCGTTGTGGACAGAGTAAATCAGGCGGCCACCCGACGCCCAAAG ACACTGCCATGTGTGCCCCCACGTCTTGTGGCTGTGAGCAAGACCAAGCCACCAGAGATGGTGGTCGAAGCATATCAGCAGGGGCAGCGTAACTTCGGGGAGAACTAT GTCAATGAGCTGGTGGAGAAGGCATCTAATCCCCAG ATTTTGTCATCCTGCCCAGAAATCAAGTGGCATTTCATCGGCCACCTGCAGAAGAATAACGTCAACAAGCTTTTGG GTGTCCCTAATCTATTTATGGTGGAAACTGTGGACTCTGCAAAGCTAGCTGATAAAGTCAACAGCTCTTGGCAGAGGATACGAGCCGCCAACTCTCAGAGGTTAAAGATCATGGTGCAGATCAACACCAGTGGAGAAGACA GCAAACACGGCCTCCCGCCTGCAGACACGGTGAATACAGTGAAACATATCGTTTCTAATTGTCCCACCCTCCATTTTGCTGGCCTCATGACAATTGGTCGATATGGCTATGACATCAGCGAAGGCCCCAATCCAGATTTCCAG ATGCTTCTGAAATGTCGACAACAAGTATGTGAGAACCTTCAGATGCCGATGGAGGAAGTGGAGCTGAGTATGGGCATGTCAACTGATTTCGAACATGCG ATTGAAGTTGGATCCACCAACGTGCGTGTGGGTAGTATTATCTTCGGTAATCGTGAGTACCCCAACACGCCAAGCCCAGAGAAGAAGGTGAAAGCGGTGATAGATGAAACTGCCAAGAAGATGGAGCACCTTACCGTGACAGAACAGTGA
- the tmed4 gene encoding transmembrane emp24 domain-containing protein 4 produces MTPVVSFTGFLALFALLSFSNALYFHIGETEKKCFIEEIPDETMVIGKYRTQLWDKQTGSFLPSTPGLGMHVEIKDPETKIILSRQYGSEGRFTFTSHTPGEHQICLHSNSTKMALFAGGKLRVHLDIQVGEHTNNYPEIAAKDKLTELQLRARQLLDQVEQIQKEQNYQRYREERFRMTSESTNQRVLWWSIAQTLILIVTGIWQMRHLKSFFEAKKLV; encoded by the exons ATGACGCCTGTGGTGTCTTTTACTGGGTTTTTGGCATTATTTGCCTTACTTTCATTTAGCAATGCTCTCTACTTCCACATCGGTGAAACCGAGAAAAAATGCTTCATAGAAGAAATCCCGGATGAAACCATGGTCATAG GGAAATACAGGACACAATTATGGGACAAGCAGACCGGATCATTCCTCCCATCCACCCCAGGCCTTGGGATGCATGTTGAGATCAAGGATCCAGAAACAAAG ATCATTCTTTCCCGTCAGTATGGGTCCGAAGGGCGGTTCACGTTCACCTCGCATACTCCTGGCGAGCACCAGATCTGTCTACACTCCAACTCCACCAAGATGGCACTGTTCGCTGGAGGCAAATTG AGAGTACATTTGGACATCCAGGTGGGCGAGCACACCAACAACTACCCGGAGATCGCGGCCAAGGACAAGCTGACTGAGCTGCAGCTTAGGGCTAGACAGTTGCTGGACCAGGTGGAGCAGATCCAGAAAGAACAGAACTACCAGAGG TATCGCGAGGAGCGTTTCCGCATGACGAGTGAGAGCACCAACCAGCGCGTGCTCTGGTGGTCCATCGCCCAGACCCTCATCCTCATCGTCACCGGCATCTGGCAGATGAGGCACCTCAAGAGCTTCTTCGAGGCCAAGAAGCTGGTGTAG